Below is a window of Pelagicoccus albus DNA.
GTTCCTTTGGGGACTGTAACCAATGCGAAACGATGGCGGGAAGCTCTTCGCGAACGATTGGATCGAATTCGGAAGCAGCTTCGGCAGCGAGGATAAGTTTTAAGGCGTCTTCGTGAGAAATGACGAGGGAGCCGTCGCGTGGAGTGGCGGCTTTGGCGACTCCGTTGATCTTGAGCGTTTTCATGGGCTAGGCGTTCCGAGCAGTTGAGCGATTAGGGGCATTGTAGGATGCCTCGGGATCGGCAACCAGGGAAAGCGTGGGCTGCTGGTAGTCCTCGCAAAGCCGCTTGGCGTGGTTGAGAAACCACTCCTTCATAGTGCAGTCTTGGGCGGCGAGGGCGGCGTAGATCTCGGTCTTAAACTCGGGATCCACATCGATGACGATTCTTCCGGACGATCCTTTAGGCATGGACGTGACGTTACATAGGTCACGTTACATGCGTCAAGGCTCTGCTTCGCCGCTAAGCAATTTCTTCGCAGCCGTAGAGCCGGATAAGGTCGGCTGGGGAGAGTCCGTGGTGTCCGAGGAAGGCGGCGCGGCGTTCTGCGAGGCGCGTGACGATCTCGCTGACTGTCGGTGGTACGGCGTGGTGTATTGCCCTGTGCCAGAGGGGATTGAGAGCCACTATGTTTTCGACGCAGTCAAGCCGGAAGTCGAACTGGCTCTGTAGACCGAGAGGAATGAGGTGATGGGCTTCAAGGTAGGGATACCCTGTGCGGCGGGATGTGAATGGAGTGGGCTTGCCAGTATAGGCGCAGAGATGCTGGGAACGGCTAATGGCTTCCCTGGCTATGGCAGGATCTCGCGGGATTCTTTGGCCGCTGTAGTCGATGAGGTCGGGGATGGAGGAGCTTGAGTCGTGCTCGATGGTTTCCTGAAATGCGGAATCATTTTCGTCGCGGGTGCCGATCGAACGCCATTGGGCTACTGGCATGCTCCCGACAAAGAGTCTTCCTTCGCTTCTATAGATGAACCATACGTCACCTGACTCATAGCTGAAGCCCTGCCTGACATTCCTGTAGATTCTGAGCTCGTTGCCTGTTGGTTTGGGATAATTTACCGCAAGTTGCGATTCCGATGTCGAAACTTCATTGCCCCAAATGCAAATGGGGAGTTTTCTCCCAGCTGTCTTTAACCTTGGAATCTCAATCCCTTTGGATTCGTAGTGAGATATCGCAATTTGTGATTCACCATCGGAGTCAGTTAGGGTGATCTGGCTGTTGAAGCGCTCGTCGTCGGTAACGATTGAGTAGGCGCCGTCCGACGCGTTGAAGAAGGCTTTTTGCAGGGTGCTGAAGAGCATCGGGAAAGGATGGGGTTGTAGGGTTTCCAATCGAAGCAAGACTTTCGCTGATTCTTCGAGTAATTATCTCTCTATGATCTTAAGCGAAATAAAACCTCAAAAGTTGGACTCACTATTATATTCAGTGCTCTTCAGCACAAGCTTGCAAAGGGGATGCGGCTTGTTACTTGGCGGACTGTTTGCGGTATTGGCTGGGGGTGACGCCCATCTTGGCGGTGAAGGTGCGGCTGAAGGCGGCGAGGGAGCCGTAGCCGCAGTCGTCGGCGATCTCGGTCAGGGAGGGGTGGGGGCTAGGTGCTGGGTCCTTGGTACTAGGTTCTAGGTACTAGGTTCTGGCAGCTGGGTTCTAGCCTTGGGGGTCTAGGTCGACGAGGACTGTGGTTTGGGTGGATCGGATAACCCCGAGGTAGATGGGCTTTTCTCCTGTGCCGTGCTCTGGCTCAAGGTAGAGGCGAGTCCGGTGGGAATTGACCTCGTGGTGAACCACCGTGTAGTCGAGGGCGAATTTGCTAGCTGCTTGCTCTTGCTTGGGCGGAGCGAGGCTTAGGGTTGCGTGGAAATAGCGCAGCCCTTCGTGGTCATGATGATGGCCGGAGCTTTCCTCAAACTCTTCCACACTGTCTTCGAATGAGAGATCGCTTACCTCAAGGGTCCAGGCCTGCCGGTCTGTGGAGTAGGGCAGGATTCGTTGCTCAAGGTATGTGTGCAGGATTTTCCGTAGAGAGGCGTCGAGCTCTGTGCTTGTCAGATCTTGCCCGAGGGCGAGAGAGAGTTCGGAGAGCGGTATTTGTAGCTCCGCGATGACCTGGGAGCCATCCCGATGGAAATGGATCTGGGACTCGGGAGCCCCATGGGCTGCCAGTTTAGATACCACTAAGGCGGCAAAAAAAGCTAGGAAAAGGAACCGCTTCATAGGGCAATGACGAGTCGCAGAAATAGCTTGTCGGAAACGTTGGCAAGGGTTGCTTGTACCGGTATCAGACCATCGGATACGGATCCGAAGGCGAAGCTGAGGGAATCTCCGGAGCTTGCCACTTCGGACCATTCGACGAGGTCTTCGCTCTGTTCTATTTGCCAGCTTACGTTGCCCAGTTCCTCGATCATATTGAAGCTGAGGACCAGTTCTTGGCTGGTGGAGCTGTAGCCGATCACAGGGCCGATCGATTGGTCGGCTACGGTCGGGTCTCCACCGAGGAACCATTCTTGCAGTGCGTCGAAACCGTCGCCATCCGAGTCGTCGCCGGTGTCGGAAATTCCGTTTTGATCCAGCCAATCCTGAAAGGGGTCGTTCTGTATCACGCTCACGGAGACAGTCTCGCTGGTGGCGACGCCGGCTGTATTGCTAATCACTACGGAGTACACTCCGGCATCGGCCTCGCTCACGTCGGTGAGGGCGTAGCTGGCCGAGTTGGCGTCCGCAATGGTTTCGCCGTCAAGCAGCCACTGGTAGCTCAAGTCGCTACCGGTGCCGGTGGCGGAGACGCTCAAGCTGAGGCTGGATCCGAAGGATATTTCTTGGTCGGTCGGCTGAGTCGTAATCTCCGGAGGACGGATGGTGGTGGCGATGGTAGTGGCCCCGTAAACAGCTCCGTAATCCGCCAGCTTGTCGCGGTAAACGCCATGGTCGTGCACGCCGCTGCGATCGTAGACGCCGCCTTGCACGACGTACTCGATCCAGACTCTTGGACCATCGACCCGAAAGTAGCTCCCGCTGCTGCTCATGCTCGCGGAGCTGCCGCCGTAGCCAACATAGGTTTCCGCGAGAGCGGCATCGCTAAGGTAGTCGGCCAAGAGGTAGTCGGAGAGGGATGGATCGGAGCTGCCCACCCAGGATTCGATATAGTCGATGACCAGCTCCTGTTCGTCGCTACTTAGCTCAGTGAAGAGCTGGCCTCGTCCGCTGGTCGGGTAGGATTTGGGATGGATGGTGTCGTGTTGGCCAGTGCCGTTGGCAGCGAATAGAAGGTCGCTGAAACTGCCGCTCAGGGCCGCGTCCGAACTGAGGGTAGAGCGTAGCGAGACAAGCAGGTCGCGCTGGGTGCCGAGCGGACGGTAGGTAACCGAGTCGATTTCGAAGCTGTTAGGCTCCGTTCCGGTAAACTGAGGGGAGGCGCTCTTGTAGTCTCCGTTGTAGGTGATGTTAAAGGCGAGGTGGTGCCCGCCGAGCTGAAGGGTCCAAGGCTCGGTGGTGGAAGGAGTACCGACGAAGGCGATGAAGTACTTGCTGTAGCCCCACATGCTACTTGTGGTACCGTTGGCGTTTGGCTCTTCTCCGCTGATGTAGGCGTCGGAGAGGCGAACCTCTTCCATCAAGGTGTAGCCCATGTCGCTGAGAGCCGCTTCCGCCACGGCTAGGGCTGCGGCGTACTGGGTGGAAGAAAGGGTTGAAAATTGCAGACCGTTTCGCGTGGAGGCGCTGATTGGGACATTGGACCAAGTGGTAACATTCGAGAGCGTAGCGCTGAATAGGCAGGTGCTGTTTGAATTCGAGCTGCTCTCGGTCTTTTGGGAGCTGCTCAATAGGTCCAAAAAGGCGTTGGCGGCGTCCACCACATCCTCTGTGTCAGCCCGGGCATCGAAGCTCGACGCGGAAGCGATGAGGATGAGAAGGGTCGAAGTAAGCTTGCGAAGGGTTTTCATGGGTGTGCGTTGGAAAAATGCGGCTCGCGATGACCTGGACAGAATTTCGAACAAAACGATACCAGAGAGCGAATCTGACTCTTGCTTTACGGAAGACAGGTCGATCTCGGTTTTGTTTTAATGCAGGTCATCATAATTTCTTATTTACCCATTTACAAATGAAGCTGGGATGAAGAGGGGTGCTGGGTGCTGGGTGCTGGGTGCTGGGTGCTGGGTGCTGGGTGCTGGGTGCTGGGTGCTGGGTGTTTGGGTGGTGCTGTGGTTTACTTGGCGGACTGTTTGCGGTATTGGCTGGGGGTGACGCCCATCTTGGCGGTGAAGGTGCGGCTGAAGGCGGCGAGGGAGCCGTAGCCACAGTCGTCGGCGATCTCGGTCAGGGAGGCGTCGGAGTGCACGAGTCGCTTGACGGCCCGATCGAGGCGGTAGTGCATGAGGTAGCTGCCGAGGCTCAGTCCGGTCATGGACTGGAAGCGTTTGCGGAGGTAGCGTTCCGACAGATTGAGTCGCGCTGCGATTTCAACTACGTCGATGCCTACGGAGAGGCGTTCGTGCAGCAGGCGGTTGACCTTGCGGATAATGACGTGGTCGCGGCGGGAGTCGTCGGTCTGACTGAAGAGCTGGGCTTGCTCGGCGGCGAGGGAGCTCAAGCGGGACAGCAGGGAGGTGGTTTCGATGACGATCTGGTTGGAGCTTTGTTCGCTAGATTTGTCGGGCTGGTAAAAGCCTTGGGCGATAGAGAGGGCGGTCTGGGCAAGGGGCTCGTCGAAGTGTATCGGGCGATTGGTTACCGGCAGCAGCTCGGCGGTGTCCTTGGTCTCGAAGGTGATGAAGAGCCAGCGAATGTCTCGCTGATCGGTATCGAGGTAGAAGTGGAATTGGTAGGGGGCGACGAGGAAGGCCTCGCCTGGCTCGAGGCGATAGACGGCTCCGTCGACGCTGAGCGAGCCGCCGGTGCGGAGATTGAGAATGAGTACTTGGCGGTGGTGGGGGCGGCTCTCAAAGGTTCGCTCCTTGAGGGCTTCGGCGTCGCTACGCAGGAAGGCGATGACGTTGTCCGGACGGCAAATATTGGCAGCCCGGCGGCCTTGGAAGTAGTCCGCGGGAGCTTTCTGCGTCAGTTTCTCGAATCCGTTCTCAATTTCAGGCGACCAGCTCATATAAAGCCGGAATAATCAAATATTGGACCAAAAATGCAAATATTTGTTGTTATCCGAGAAGATAAGATAGGGGGCATGTCGAATTTGATTAGCGAGGGCGCTTCGCAAACGAGCGGAGTGGAGAGAGTGCCAGTGGTCATTCGCGACCAGGCTCAAGAGATCATTGCCAGCATCGCCGAGGAAATTGGCCAAGCGGTTAAGCAATCCGAAACGGCCGACAAGCCGCTGGTTCTCGGTCTGGCTACAGGGTCGACTCCCGTACCGCTCTACCGCGAGCTGATTCGCCGTCACCGCGAGGAGGGGCTGAGCTTCAAGAACGTCGTTACCTTCAATCTCGACGAGTACTATCCGCTCTCGCCGGATCACCCCGAGAGCTACCATCGCTTCATGCGGGATCAGCTGTTTGACCACATCGACATCCCCAAGGACCAGATAAACATCCCTTCCGGCACCGCGAAGCGCGAAGAGGTGCACGAGGCCTGTCGCGCTTACGAAGAGAAGATCGCTTCCTACGGAGGACTCGATATCCAGATTTTGGGGATTGGACGCACGGGGCATATCGGTTTCAACGAGCCCGGATCCGGACCGCGCTCCAAGACGCGTCTGGTGACGCTGGATCGCTTGACCAAGGTAGACGCGGCCCGCGATTTCCACGGCGAGCACAACGTGCCCCGTTACGCGGTAACCATGGGGGTGGGAACCATCATGGCCGCCAAGCGCGTGATCCTAATGGCTTGGGGTCGCTCCAAGGCTACCGTCCTGCGCGATGCGATCGAAGCCGAACCAGTTGAAAGCTTGCCCGCCAGTTTCTTGCAGGCTCATGACAATGTTTGCTTTTTCCTCGATCAGGCCGCGGCCTCCGAGCTGACCCGTTTTCGCCAGCCTTGGCTGGTCGGATTTCCAGAGTGGGATAACAAGCTCGCCCGCCAGGCAGTAACGGAGCTTTCGCTCAAGATCGGCAAGCCACTGCTCAAGCTGCTCGACAAGGACTATCAGGAAAACGGATTGTCCGAACTCATCACCGAGCAGGGTCCCGCCTACGACCTGAACATTCGTGTATTCAACGAAGTACAACACACCATCACCGGCTGGCCTGGCGGCAAGCCCAACGCGGACGACACGCATCGTCCCGAACGAGCGGTGCCGGCGAAGAAACGCGTGTTGGTGCTCAGCCCAGAGCCGCAGGACGACGTGCTTGCCATGGGAGGAACGCTATCCCGTCTCGCTCAAGGCGGACACGAAATCACGGTTGCCTATTTGACCTCCGGAAGCCTTGGCGTACCGGACGAGGAAGCTCGCTGGGCGGCGGAGCTCATGATCGAAGCGGAGGAAGGCATTGGCAGCAAGCTGGCCAAGCAAGTGCTCGCCGAGCTTAAAACCAAAGGCGAGTCCGATAACGATTCGGTTCAGCTACGTCAGTTCAAGGGCTACATTCGACGCAACGAGGCTCGCTCCTCGCTGCAGGCCTGCGGCGTCCCGTCCAAGTGCGTGACCTTTCTCGATCTGCCATTCTATGAGGAAGGGCGCTACCGGAGGTTTAAGGCTGGCGACACGGATCGCGATCTCCTCCTCAAGCTATTGAACGAGGTGCAGCCGCATCAGATTTTCGTCACGGGAGAAGCGGGGGACCCCAGCTCCGTGCAAGGTATATCATTCTCTGTATTCAGTGAAGCATACAACCAAGCGAGGCAGAATGTTTGGGTCTCGGATTGTTACGTTTGGTTGTACCGCAGCGACGGTCGCGAGTGGGAATCCCATCAGATCGAAATGGCGGTGCCTTGCAGCCCTGACGAATTACGTACCAAGGCGCAGGCCATCTACCTGCATCGTTCCCAGCGGAGCCAAGTGCCCATCTTGGACGAAGAGAAGACGGAAGTCTGGGAGCTCGCCCTCGAGCGCAACCGGACCACTGCCAACAACTACGACAAGCTGGGACTTGCCGAATACGAAGCTATCGAGTGTTTTGTCCGCTGGAGCTAAGCCATGAAAGATTTTTACGTACCGGACGGAGTAGAGGTTAAAACCGCGTTTGAGCGTACCACGCATTTGGCAGTGGGAGCCCATCAGGACGATCTGGAGATTTTCGCCTACCACGGAATAGCGGAGTGCTACGAAAGCCAAGATGCTTGGTTTGGCGGTGTGACCGTGACAAACGGGGCAGGGAGCGCTCGCACTGGAAAATACGCGGACTTCACCGACGAGGAAATGCAGGCCAAGCGAGTCGAGGAGCAGCGCGAAGCGGCCAAGATCGGCAAATACTCTTTTCAGGCTCAGCTTGCCTACCCAAGCTCCGACTTGAAGTCGGCGGAAAAATCCGAGGCTGCGATTTCGGAGCTCGAAGCTTACTTCCGTCAGTGCAAAGCGGATACAGTCTATTTGCACAACCCGGCGGATAAGCACGATACCCATATCTCTTTGCTGACCTGTTGTGTGGCTGCCCTGCGTCGACTGCCGGAAGACTGCCGCCCGAAGCGCGTGTATGGCTGCGAGGTTTGGCGTGACTTGGATTGGCTGTCCGACTCCAGCAAGGTGATGCTTCCGGTCGACAAGTATCCGGAACTCGCGGAGAAACTGATAGAGGTGTTCGACTCCCAAGTAGCCGGAGGCAAAGACTACGTGGCCGCGACCATCGGTCGCCGCAACGCGAATGCGACCTACTTCGACTCGCACAGCATCGACCAGTCCACGGCCTACACGGTGGCCATCGATATGATGCCGCTGTTGGAAAATCCGGAGCTGAGCATGGACGCCTTTGTGGGCGAACTTATCGAGGCCTTTAAGAAAGACGCCTGCGACCGTCTGACACGTTACCAAAAGGCTTAGTCGGAATTGCGAAACCCTTTTGCCCCAAACCTAAAACGTAGTTAGAAACTAATGACGCTTTCAAATCTCGACTGGATCACCATCGGAGCCTTTTTCGCGATCTCCCTGCTGATCGGTCTCATCGTCTCCCGCCAATCCGGCAAGTCCGCTCAAGAGTTTTTCCTGTCCGGACGAAACATGCCTTGGTGGCTACTAGGCGTTTCCATGGTGGCGACGACCTTCGCTATCGACACGCCGAATCTGGTGGCAGACATCGTGCGTCAAAACGGAGTAGGCGGCAACTGGGTTTGGTGGGCCTTCCTTTTGACGGGGATGCTGACGGTGTTTGTCTACGCTCGGCTGTGGCGTCGGTCCAACGTCACGACCGACTTGGAATTCTACGAGCTGCGATACAGCGGAAAAAGTGCTGCCTTTTTGCGTGGATTCCGAGCCATCTATCTGGGGGTCTTTTTCAATGTGATGATCATGGCCAACGTCTGTTTGGCCGCCATCAAGCTTGGCAACATCGCCCTTGGCCTGAGCCCGGTGGAGACGCTGCTGATCGCTTCGGCCATAACCGTCGTCTACAGTTCGCTAGGCGGATTACGAGGGGTGCTGATTACCGACTTCGTACAATTTGGGCTGGCTATGCTGGGATCGGTTTGGGCGACCAAGGTGGTTATCCAACGACCTGAAATCGGGGGCTTGAGCGAGCTGCTGGCTCATCCGAATGTGCAGGACAAACTCAACCTTTTGCCAGATTTCAGCAACAAGGAGCTTTTTGTTTCAGCCCTCATTTTGCCGCTGGCCGTGCAGTGGTGGAGCATCTGGTATCCCGGTTCCGAACCGGGTGGAGGAGGCTACGTCGCCCAGCGTATGCTTTCGGCCAAGAACGAGCGGCACGCGGTCGGAGCGACGTTTTTCTTCAACCTTGCTCACTACGCGATCCGCCCTTGGCCATGGATCCTGATGGCTCTGGCTTCGCTGGTCTTGTATCCCAATATCGAGTCGATCGTGCAGGCCTTTCCGCACGCCGACCAGGCCTTGATCCGCGACGACATCGCCTATCCGGCCATGCTGGTTTACTTGCCTTCGGGAATACTCGGCTTGGTCATCGCCAGCCTGGTGGCAGCCTTCATGTCGACCATTTCCACCCATCTGAATTGGGGCTCGTCCTATGTGGTGAACGACTTTTACAAGCGCTTCGTCAAACCCGACGCCAGCGAGAAGGAGCAGGTGCGTGTGGGCCGGATTTCGACCATTACCTTAATGGTTCTAGCTGGGGTTATTGCCTTATATCTCGAAAACGCATATCAATCGTTTCGAATCCTGCTTTCCATCGGTGCCGGAACCGGCCTGATCTTCATTCTCCGCTGGTTCTGGTGGCGCATCAATGCGGCCACGGAGTTGGCAGGTATGATCGGATCTTTCGTGGTAGCCATCTTCTTTGAATTCGTGTATCCAAACTTAGGATTCGAACCGCTTTCGGGCAGCGCTCAAATGCTGGCCAGTGTGGGAGTTACCACTGTGATTTGGGTGCTCGCGACTTATTTTTGCCAAGCCACGGACGATCAGGTTTTGCGTGATTTCGTGCGACTGGTCCGCCCAGGAGGGCCCGGTTGGAAACGCATCCGCACCCAGATTGAAGAGGAGGGAGGAGCGATAGAAGATCTCGAAGAAAAGGGAGTTCTCGCAGAGGGGATTTTAAGTTTCGTGCTCGGAAGCCTCGCGGTCTACGCAACCCTGATCGGTACCGGTTACCTGATCTACGGAAGCCTTGCTCTCGGGTTCGCTTTGCTGATTTTCGCCGCGATCGCGATCGCATTTTTGCTCAAACGGTTGTTGAGACCGTAGGAGGCATCAGGATACAGGTAGGAGTACCTCGAGAGGGGTTCCATAATTAGGATGGAGTAAGGATTGTGGCCTTGCTCCATCCTTCGTTTTTAAGCCCCATTATTTCGCAGGCAGTTGCGTTTCGCGCGCACCTACCAACCGTTTACCAATTGATTCGATGAAAGCTGCAGTTGACGGCTTGGAGCTTTGGGCCGCCACCGCGCTAATTCGGCAGGAGTTTACGGTTAGTGTACGAGACTGCTTGTGGGGTAATTACCTAAGATGAGAGAGAAAAATCAAAATCAGGTTAAGAAATGATGGAATTCCGAGTGCGAAAGAATCATTTTTGCAAAAAAAATAGTCAGTAACGACATTTATAATGATCCAAAGATCCATTAAAGTCGTAGCTATCGTCATCGGTTATCATCTCAAACCTAGACCACCTTCAAAATATGAAATATGAAAAGATTTGCCGGAGAGTACTCCGCGCAACGACAGGAGGGGCCGCAGTGTCGATTCTGGCATTGGCCACTCAGGCGCAGGATTCTGCGTCAGACGACGGCTCGGACGAAGAAGTCTTCGAACTCGAGGCATTCGAAGTTACGGGTTACCGCGCTAGCTTGATGCGCTCCACCCAGATCAAACGTGAATCGACTTCGATCGTCGACGTTATCAGCTCCGAGGACATCGGTAAGTTCCCTGACGTTAACGTTGCGGAATCTTTGTCCCACCTGACTGGTATTTCTGTCGACCGTCAATTCGGTGAAGGCGAAAAGGTAAGTATCCTCGGTACTGACCCAGCCCTCAACCGCGTTTTGGTCAATGGCCAAACCATCGCTTCTGGCGACTGGGGAGGTAACCCAACGGACACTTCAGGCCGTACTTTCAACTACACGCTGCTTTCTCCAGAAATCGTAGGTGTGATGGAAGTATACAAGAGCTCTGAAGCGCGTCTGGACGAAGGCTCCATCGGCGGTACCGTTATCGTCAACACCAACAAGCCTCTCGACCTCGGTGAAGAAGCTTTCCGCGGATCTTTCGGTTACTCTTACAACGACCGTTCGGAGCAAGGAAACCTCCGCGCATCGGCCCTCTATAACTGG
It encodes the following:
- a CDS encoding sodium:solute symporter family protein → MTLSNLDWITIGAFFAISLLIGLIVSRQSGKSAQEFFLSGRNMPWWLLGVSMVATTFAIDTPNLVADIVRQNGVGGNWVWWAFLLTGMLTVFVYARLWRRSNVTTDLEFYELRYSGKSAAFLRGFRAIYLGVFFNVMIMANVCLAAIKLGNIALGLSPVETLLIASAITVVYSSLGGLRGVLITDFVQFGLAMLGSVWATKVVIQRPEIGGLSELLAHPNVQDKLNLLPDFSNKELFVSALILPLAVQWWSIWYPGSEPGGGGYVAQRMLSAKNERHAVGATFFFNLAHYAIRPWPWILMALASLVLYPNIESIVQAFPHADQALIRDDIAYPAMLVYLPSGILGLVIASLVAAFMSTISTHLNWGSSYVVNDFYKRFVKPDASEKEQVRVGRISTITLMVLAGVIALYLENAYQSFRILLSIGAGTGLIFILRWFWWRINAATELAGMIGSFVVAIFFEFVYPNLGFEPLSGSAQMLASVGVTTVIWVLATYFCQATDDQVLRDFVRLVRPGGPGWKRIRTQIEEEGGAIEDLEEKGVLAEGILSFVLGSLAVYATLIGTGYLIYGSLALGFALLIFAAIAIAFLLKRLLRP
- a CDS encoding AraC family transcriptional regulator → MTEIADDCGYGSLAAFSRTFTAKMGVTPSQYRKQSAK
- a CDS encoding PIG-L deacetylase family protein, whose amino-acid sequence is MKDFYVPDGVEVKTAFERTTHLAVGAHQDDLEIFAYHGIAECYESQDAWFGGVTVTNGAGSARTGKYADFTDEEMQAKRVEEQREAAKIGKYSFQAQLAYPSSDLKSAEKSEAAISELEAYFRQCKADTVYLHNPADKHDTHISLLTCCVAALRRLPEDCRPKRVYGCEVWRDLDWLSDSSKVMLPVDKYPELAEKLIEVFDSQVAGGKDYVAATIGRRNANATYFDSHSIDQSTAYTVAIDMMPLLENPELSMDAFVGELIEAFKKDACDRLTRYQKA
- the nagB gene encoding glucosamine-6-phosphate deaminase: MQIFVVIREDKIGGMSNLISEGASQTSGVERVPVVIRDQAQEIIASIAEEIGQAVKQSETADKPLVLGLATGSTPVPLYRELIRRHREEGLSFKNVVTFNLDEYYPLSPDHPESYHRFMRDQLFDHIDIPKDQINIPSGTAKREEVHEACRAYEEKIASYGGLDIQILGIGRTGHIGFNEPGSGPRSKTRLVTLDRLTKVDAARDFHGEHNVPRYAVTMGVGTIMAAKRVILMAWGRSKATVLRDAIEAEPVESLPASFLQAHDNVCFFLDQAAASELTRFRQPWLVGFPEWDNKLARQAVTELSLKIGKPLLKLLDKDYQENGLSELITEQGPAYDLNIRVFNEVQHTITGWPGGKPNADDTHRPERAVPAKKRVLVLSPEPQDDVLAMGGTLSRLAQGGHEITVAYLTSGSLGVPDEEARWAAELMIEAEEGIGSKLAKQVLAELKTKGESDNDSVQLRQFKGYIRRNEARSSLQACGVPSKCVTFLDLPFYEEGRYRRFKAGDTDRDLLLKLLNEVQPHQIFVTGEAGDPSSVQGISFSVFSEAYNQARQNVWVSDCYVWLYRSDGREWESHQIEMAVPCSPDELRTKAQAIYLHRSQRSQVPILDEEKTEVWELALERNRTTANNYDKLGLAEYEAIECFVRWS
- a CDS encoding HNH endonuclease, whose protein sequence is MLFSTLQKAFFNASDGAYSIVTDDERFNSQITLTDSDGESQIAISHYESKGIEIPRLKTAGRKLPICIWGNEVSTSESQLAVNYPKPTGNELRIYRNVRQGFSYESGDVWFIYRSEGRLFVGSMPVAQWRSIGTRDENDSAFQETIEHDSSSSIPDLIDYSGQRIPRDPAIAREAISRSQHLCAYTGKPTPFTSRRTGYPYLEAHHLIPLGLQSQFDFRLDCVENIVALNPLWHRAIHHAVPPTVSEIVTRLAERRAAFLGHHGLSPADLIRLYGCEEIA
- a CDS encoding DUF3500 domain-containing protein; this encodes MKTLRKLTSTLLILIASASSFDARADTEDVVDAANAFLDLLSSSQKTESSSNSNSTCLFSATLSNVTTWSNVPISASTRNGLQFSTLSSTQYAAALAVAEAALSDMGYTLMEEVRLSDAYISGEEPNANGTTSSMWGYSKYFIAFVGTPSTTEPWTLQLGGHHLAFNITYNGDYKSASPQFTGTEPNSFEIDSVTYRPLGTQRDLLVSLRSTLSSDAALSGSFSDLLFAANGTGQHDTIHPKSYPTSGRGQLFTELSSDEQELVIDYIESWVGSSDPSLSDYLLADYLSDAALAETYVGYGGSSASMSSSGSYFRVDGPRVWIEYVVQGGVYDRSGVHDHGVYRDKLADYGAVYGATTIATTIRPPEITTQPTDQEISFGSSLSLSVSATGTGSDLSYQWLLDGETIADANSASYALTDVSEADAGVYSVVISNTAGVATSETVSVSVIQNDPFQDWLDQNGISDTGDDSDGDGFDALQEWFLGGDPTVADQSIGPVIGYSSTSQELVLSFNMIEELGNVSWQIEQSEDLVEWSEVASSGDSLSFAFGSVSDGLIPVQATLANVSDKLFLRLVIAL
- a CDS encoding AraC family transcriptional regulator, producing MSWSPEIENGFEKLTQKAPADYFQGRRAANICRPDNVIAFLRSDAEALKERTFESRPHHRQVLILNLRTGGSLSVDGAVYRLEPGEAFLVAPYQFHFYLDTDQRDIRWLFITFETKDTAELLPVTNRPIHFDEPLAQTALSIAQGFYQPDKSSEQSSNQIVIETTSLLSRLSSLAAEQAQLFSQTDDSRRDHVIIRKVNRLLHERLSVGIDVVEIAARLNLSERYLRKRFQSMTGLSLGSYLMHYRLDRAVKRLVHSDASLTEIADDCGYGSLAAFSRTFTAKMGVTPSQYRKQSAK